AGGTGCACCCACGCGACCGCCTGCTGCGCATCACCAAGGAAGAGGCGCAGCTGTCCAAGCAGGAAACCACCAAACTGCTGGTGCGCGGCCTGGCTCACGAGATCAAGAACCCGCTCGGTGGCATCCGAGGCGCCGCACAACTGCTGGCCCGCGAACTGCCCAACGAAGACCTCAAGGACTACACCAACGTCATCATCGAAGAGGCCGACCGCCTGCGAAATCTGGTCGACCGTATGCTCGGCTCGAACAAGCTGCCGTCGCTGGCCATGACCAACGTGCATGAAGTGCTCGAGCGCGTCGCCAACCTGATCGAAGCGGAATGCCAGGGCGGCATCACCCTGGTGCGCGACTACGACCCGAGCATCCCGGATCTGCTGATCGACCGCGAACAGATGATTCAGGCCGTGCTCAATATCGTGCGCAACGCCATGCAGGCCATCGCCGGGCAGAAACACGACATGGGCCTGGGGCGCATCAGCCTGCGCACCCGCACCCTGCGCCAGTTCACCATCGGCCACACGCGCCACCGCCTGGTGGTCAAGGTCGAGATCATCGACAACGGCCCGGGCATACCGCCCGAGCTGCAGGAAACCATCTTCTATCCCATGGTCAGCGGGCGTGCCGACGGCACCGGCCTGGGCCTGGCCATCACCCAGAACATCATCAGTCAGCACCAAGGTCTGATCGAGTGCGAGAGCCACGCCGGCCATACCGTGTTCTCGATCTTCCTGCCGCTGGAACAAGGAGCGCCCACACCATGAGCAGCAGTGAAACCGTCTGGATTGTCGACGACGATCGTTCCATCCGCTGGGTTCTGGAAAAGGCCCTGCAACAGGAAGGCATGACCACCCAGAGTTTCGACAGTGCCGACGGTGTACTCGCCCGCCTGACCCGCCAGCAGCCGGACGTGATCATCTCCGACATCCGCATGCCCGGCTCCAGCGGCCTCGACCTGCTGGCACGCATCCGCGAGCTGTACCCGCGCCTGCCGGTGATCATCATGACCGCGCATTCCGACCTGGACAGCGCGGTGGCCAGCTACCAGGGTGGCGCCTTCGAATACCTGCCCAAGCCATTCGACGTCGATGAAGCGGTGTCGCTGGTCAAGCGCGCCTTCCAGCACGCCCAGGAACAGCAGAGCCTGGCCGCGCCCGCCGCACAGGCGCGCACCCCGGAAATCATCGGTGAAGCCCCGGCGATGCAGGAGGTCTTTCGCGCCATCGGTCGCCTCAGCCATTCCAATATCACCGTGCTGATCAATGGCGAATCCGGCACGGGTAAAGAGCTGGTGGCGCATGCCCTGCACCGCCACAGCCCGCGCGCGGCGGCGCCGTTCATCGCCCTGAACATGGCGGCGATCCCCAAGGACTTGATGGAGTCCGAGCTGTTCGGCCACGAGAAAGGCGCCTTCACCGGCGCGGCCAACCAGCGCCGTGGTCGCTTCGAGCAGGCCGACGGCGGCACCCTGTTCCTCGACGAAATCGGCGACATGCCGGCCGATACCCAGACGCGCCTGCTGCGCGTGCTGGCCGATGGCGAGTTCTACCGCGTCGGCGGCCATACCCCGGTGAAGGTAGACGTGCGCATCATCGCCGCCACCCACCAGAACCTGGAAACACTGGTGACTGCCGGCAAGTTCCGTGAAGACCTGTTCCACCGCCTCAACGTCATCCGTATTCATATCCCGCGCCTGGCCGATCGCCGCGAGGACATCCCGACCCTGGCCCATCACTTCCTCGCCCGCGCCGCGCAGGAGCTGGCGGTGGAGCCGAAATTGCTCAAGAGCGAAACCGAGGATTACCTCAAGCACCTGCCCTGGCCGGGCAACGTGCGCCAGTTGGAGAACACCTGCCGCTGGATCACCGTCATGGCCTCGGGGCGCGAGGTGCATGTCGACGACCTGCCACCGGAGCTGCTAACCCAGCCGCAGGACGCCGCGCCGGTGACCAACTGGGAACAGGCGCTGCGCCTGTGGGCCGATCAGGCCCTGGCGCGTGGCCAGTCCAACCTGCTCGATGTCGCCGTGCCGGCCTTCGAACGGATCATGATCGAGACCGCGCTCAAACACACCGCCGGCCGCCGCCGCGATGCGGCCCTGCTGCTGGGCTGGGGGCGTAACACCCTGACGCGCAAGATCAAGGAACTGGGCATGAAGGTCGACGGCGGGGACGATGACGACGGCGACGACTGATCCCGCCAGCGCTACGAAAAGGGCATCCCGTCGGATGCCCTTTTCGTTTCTCGGAGAATGTCCCCGGATTGCATCCGGGCTACGGAACCACGAGCAAACCGTAGGGTGCGCCGCGCGCACCGCCTATTGAGACAGGCTCAACCGCGCTGCGCGTTCTTGATCGAGATCTGCGTATTGAGTGTCCAGAAATCGTAGAGCACGCCAATCAGGAACAGGCCGCCGGTGAACAGGTAGATGATCCCGGTGATCCACTTGCCCTGGTACATGCGGTGTACACCGAAAATGCCAAGGAAGGTCAGCAGAATCCACGCCACGTTGTAGTCGGTGTCGCCGGCGGTGAAGCGCAGATCGGCCTCACGATCCATCGCCGGGATCAGAAACAGGTCGATGATCCAGCCGATGAAGAACAATCCCAGGGTGAAGAACCAGATGGTGCCGGTGACCGGTTTGCCGTAATAGAAACGGTGCGAACCGAGAAAGCCGAAAATCCACAGCAGGTAGCCAATCAGCTTGCTGTGCGTATCCTGTCGTTGCATGGCGAACTCCTTGTGCGAGATACAGCATAAGACGCTGCAGGCCGGGATAAGGTTTCACGCGCACCGGGGCGACGCAACATCACGAACCACTTGATAGCTCTACAGCGCCCATATACTGTATAAAAAAACAGTATAGATATCGCGCGCCATGCAACTGATCGAAAAGCTCACCATCCTCGCCGACGCCGCCAAGTACGATGCCTCCTGCGCCAGCAGCGGCGCACCCAAGCGCAGCTCCAGGGGCAAGGACGGCATCGGCTCGACCAACGGCATGGGCATCTGCCACAGCTATACGCCGGATGGCCGCTGCGTGGCGCTGCTGAAAATCCTGCTGACCAACTTCTGCCTGTACGACTGCCAGTACTGCATCAACCGCCGCTCCAGCGATGTGCCGCGGGCACGCTTCAGCCCCGAGGAAGTAGTCACGCTGACCCTCGACTTCTACAAGCGCAACTGCGTCAGCGGCCTGTTCCTCAGCTCCGGCATCATCCGCTCGGCCGACTACACCATGGAGCAACTGATCCGCGTCGCCAAGCTGCTGCGCCAGGAGCACCAGTTCCGTGGCTATATCCATCTCAAGACCATCCCCGAGGCCGCGCCGGAACTGATCGCCGAAGCCGGTCTGTACGCCGACCGCCTGAGCGTCAATATCGAGCTGCCCACAGAGACCAGCCTGGTACGCCTGGCGCCGGAGAAAAACGTCGCCAGCATCCACCAGGCCATGCATGACATTCATCTGGGTGAACGCGAGGCCAAGGAAGAGCGCTGCGCCCCGCGCTTCGCCCCGGCCGGGCAGAGTACGCAGATGATCGTCGGCGCCGACGCCACTGACGACAGCACCATCCTGCACAATGCGCAGAGCCTGTATCAGGACTATCGCCTGCGCCGCGTTTACTACTCGGCCTTCAGCCCCATCCCGCAGAGCCCGAAAAGCGTGCCCTTCGAAGCGCCGCCGCTGCTGCGCGAACACCGTCTGTACCAGGCGGACTTTCTCATGCGCGGCTACGGCTTCAGCGCCACCGAGTTACTCAGCGGCCCCGGCAATCTGGATCTGGACATCGACCCCAAGCTGGCCTGGGCGCTGGCCAACCGTGAGCAGTTTCCGGTGGATCTGAACCGTGCCGACGAATCATTGATCGCCCGCGTGCCCGGCATCGGCGTGCTCAGCGCCCGGCGCCTGGGCGCGCTGCGGCGTGAACGGCGCATCCGCTTCGAGGATCTGACCCGCTTGCGCTGCGTACTGGAGAAGGCCAAGCCCTTCATCATCACCCAGGACTATCGGCCGCCGCTGGCCGAGCACGAGTCCGTGGTGCTGCGCCAGCAAC
This region of Pseudomonas wenzhouensis genomic DNA includes:
- the glnL gene encoding nitrogen regulation protein NR(II); the encoded protein is MIINDALHRLLLDNLTTATLLLNSQLCLEYMNPAAEMLLAVSGQRSHGQFISDLFTESPEALSSLRQAVEQAHPFNKREAVLTSVTGQTLTVDYAVTPLFSKGETLLLLEVHPRDRLLRITKEEAQLSKQETTKLLVRGLAHEIKNPLGGIRGAAQLLARELPNEDLKDYTNVIIEEADRLRNLVDRMLGSNKLPSLAMTNVHEVLERVANLIEAECQGGITLVRDYDPSIPDLLIDREQMIQAVLNIVRNAMQAIAGQKHDMGLGRISLRTRTLRQFTIGHTRHRLVVKVEIIDNGPGIPPELQETIFYPMVSGRADGTGLGLAITQNIISQHQGLIECESHAGHTVFSIFLPLEQGAPTP
- the ntrC gene encoding nitrogen regulation protein NR(I), with product MSSSETVWIVDDDRSIRWVLEKALQQEGMTTQSFDSADGVLARLTRQQPDVIISDIRMPGSSGLDLLARIRELYPRLPVIIMTAHSDLDSAVASYQGGAFEYLPKPFDVDEAVSLVKRAFQHAQEQQSLAAPAAQARTPEIIGEAPAMQEVFRAIGRLSHSNITVLINGESGTGKELVAHALHRHSPRAAAPFIALNMAAIPKDLMESELFGHEKGAFTGAANQRRGRFEQADGGTLFLDEIGDMPADTQTRLLRVLADGEFYRVGGHTPVKVDVRIIAATHQNLETLVTAGKFREDLFHRLNVIRIHIPRLADRREDIPTLAHHFLARAAQELAVEPKLLKSETEDYLKHLPWPGNVRQLENTCRWITVMASGREVHVDDLPPELLTQPQDAAPVTNWEQALRLWADQALARGQSNLLDVAVPAFERIMIETALKHTAGRRRDAALLLGWGRNTLTRKIKELGMKVDGGDDDDGDD
- a CDS encoding NINE protein, with the translated sequence MQRQDTHSKLIGYLLWIFGFLGSHRFYYGKPVTGTIWFFTLGLFFIGWIIDLFLIPAMDREADLRFTAGDTDYNVAWILLTFLGIFGVHRMYQGKWITGIIYLFTGGLFLIGVLYDFWTLNTQISIKNAQRG
- a CDS encoding putative DNA modification/repair radical SAM protein, whose translation is MQLIEKLTILADAAKYDASCASSGAPKRSSRGKDGIGSTNGMGICHSYTPDGRCVALLKILLTNFCLYDCQYCINRRSSDVPRARFSPEEVVTLTLDFYKRNCVSGLFLSSGIIRSADYTMEQLIRVAKLLRQEHQFRGYIHLKTIPEAAPELIAEAGLYADRLSVNIELPTETSLVRLAPEKNVASIHQAMHDIHLGEREAKEERCAPRFAPAGQSTQMIVGADATDDSTILHNAQSLYQDYRLRRVYYSAFSPIPQSPKSVPFEAPPLLREHRLYQADFLMRGYGFSATELLSGPGNLDLDIDPKLAWALANREQFPVDLNRADESLIARVPGIGVLSARRLGALRRERRIRFEDLTRLRCVLEKAKPFIITQDYRPPLAEHESVVLRQQLRDTPAQMALW